One Prunus dulcis chromosome 8, ALMONDv2, whole genome shotgun sequence DNA window includes the following coding sequences:
- the LOC117638876 gene encoding QWRF motif-containing protein 2 — MMVAAISEAASNDPPNPKTSADPRSRTHLQNPSRPPLLPSEKDNGFVQRRPRGRQVSSKYMSPSPSSSSTSTSTSTVSSSASSRRCPSPLLSRSINSSSNSTPVPSLGPKRAQSVDRRRPITPRTSTGLPEARLSNAGAEVSAATRLLVTSTRSLSVSFQGEAFSLPISKTKAAASPSGAVARKATPERRRSTPVRGDQAENSKPSDQYRWPARTRQLSSGSNNSLSRSLDCSSETRKLNGIGSGVAARALQQSMIDDSRRASFDRRLSLDLGNAEPLKAAEQNPDANSANDSSVPSDLTASDTDSVSSGSTSGVHDAGGVAKSRTAPRGIVVSARFWQETNSRLRRLQDPGSPLSTSPVSRAGSKFIQSQSKKFNGDIPLSSSPRTMASPTRGPTRPASPGKLWTSSSMSPSRGYSPSRVRSSVNGSLNSSYSGPAPSILSFSVDTRRGKMGEDRIVDAHMLRLLYNRYLQWRFVNARADATFMVHRLNAEKNLWNAWVSISELRHSVTLKKIKLLLLRQKLKLTSILKGQITYLEEWAILDRDHTSSLLGATEALQASTLRLPVVGKAIVDFQKLKDAVGSAADVMQAMASSICSLSLKVEEMNSLVSELMRVTATERFVLEQCKDFLSTLSAMQVKDCSLRTHIIQLRRVPTTRSLTTRV, encoded by the exons ATGATGGTGGCTGCCATTTCTGAAGCAGCTTCAAACGACCCtccaaaccccaaaacctccGCAGACCCACGCTCACGCACCCATCTCCAAAACCCATCAAGGCCTCCCCTTTTGCCCTCAGAGAAAGACAATGGCTTTGTGCAAAGAAGACCCAGAGGCAGACAAGTCTCGTCTAAGTACAtgtctccttctccttcttcttcttccacctCAACATCCACTTCTACTGTCTCGTCCTCTGCGTCTTCTAGAAGATGCCCATCTCCATTGCTCTCAAGGTCCATAAACTCCTCTTCAAACTCGACCCCAGTGCCCTCTTTGGGTCCGAAACGGGCTCAATCGGTGGACCGGAGGCGACCCATTACGCCTCGGACCTCCACGGGTCTCCCTGAGGCTCGGCTAAGCAATGCAGGCGCCGAAGTCTCTGCTGCCACTCGGCTTTTGGTCACTTCCACTCGGAGCTTATCAGTTTCTTTTCAAGGTGAGGCCTTTTCGCTTCCGATTAGTAAGACTAAAGCAGCTGCCTCGCCTAGTGGGGCTGTTGCGAGGAAGGCTACGCCTGAGAGACGCCGGTCGACCCCTGTAAGAGGAGATCAGGCTGAGAATTCTAAGCCTTCTGATCAGTATCGGTGGCCGGCCAGGACCAGACAATTGAGTTCGGGTTCTAATAACTCGTTGTCCAGGAGCCTGGACTGTAGTTCGGAGACTAGGAAGCTCAATGGGATTGGATCTGGGGTTGCGGCTAGAGCATTGCAGCAATCTATGATTGATGATAGCAGAAGAGCTTCCTTTGATCGCAGATTGAGCTTAGATTTGGGCAATGCTGAGCCTTTAAAGGCTGCTGAGCAAAACCCAGATGCCAATTCAGCCAATGATTCTTCTGTGCCTTCTGATCTCACTGCTTCTGATACAGACAGTGTTTCCTCTGGTAGCACTTCAGGTGTACATGATGCTGGTGGTGTTGCGAAGAGTCGAACTGCCCCTCGTGGCATTGTTGTGTCTGCAAGGTTTTGGCAGGAGACTAATAGCCGGTTGAGGCGGTTGCAGGATCCCGGTTCGCCTTTATCAACAAGCCCTGTGTCTAGAGCAGGGTCGAAATTCATTCAATCTCAATCGAAAAAGTTTAATGGTGATATCCCATTATCATCATCTCCTCGAACGATGGCTTCCCCGACTAGGGGACCAACTAGGCCTGCTTCTCCGGGAAAGCTTTGGACTTCTTCATCAATGTCACCATCAAGGGGGTATAGTCCTTCTCGGGTGAGAAGTAGTGTTAATGGTTCCTTGAATAGTAGTTATTCTGGTCCTGCACCTTCAATTCTCAGTTTTTCTGTTGATACTCGGAGAGGGAAGATGGGGGAAGATAGGATTGTTGATGCACACATGCTCAGGCTTCTGTATAACCGTTATCTGCAATGGCGGTTTGTAAATGCAAGAGCAGATGCTACCTTCATGGTGCATAGACTGAATGCAGAG AAAAATCTATGGAATGCATGGGTATCAATCTCAGAGCTACGGCATTCCGTCACGCTTAAAAAGATCAAGTTACTTTTGCTGAGGCAGAAATTAAAGTTAACTTCTATCCTCAAAGGACAA ATCACTTATTTGGAAGAATGGGCTATTCTGGACCGAGATCACACTAGTTCTTTGCTAGGAGCAACTGAAGCATTGCAGGCCAGTACTCTCCGTCTTCCAGTTGTTGGAAAAGCAATT gtTGACTTTCAAAAGCTGAAAGATGCTGTGGGTTCTGCAGCTGATGTGATGCAAGCAATGGCGTCCTCAATTTGCTCTCTTTCATTGAAg GTGGAGGAAATGAATTCCTTGGTGTCTGAACTTATGAGGGTTACCGCAACGGAACGGTTTGTGCTTGAACAATGCAAAGATTTTTTGTCTACATTATCAGCCATGCAG GTCAAGGACTGTAGCTTGAGAACACATATAATACAATTACGACGTGTACCAACTACCCGCAGCCTGACAACACGTGTGTAG